The Phaeodactylum tricornutum CCAP 1055/1 chromosome 8, whole genome shotgun sequence genome has a window encoding:
- a CDS encoding predicted protein — translation MHPIEEAFGKGCNLYKDVLNCDIDSDKAQLRKAYYRTALRYHPDKNPDNAKASQQFQAISLAYQILQNQESREEYDESGVIPSDAIDDDDVAATKQGADIWKQYFDQIFGKVTKSDIDAFASKYKCSDEERRDVLKEFPARKGNLVKMLDFVMLSEPRDASRWVEDFILPAMEKGQIKTDFKDTMQ, via the coding sequence ATGCACCCTATTGAAGAAGCCTTCGGGAAAGGCTGCAATCTCTACAAAGACGTGCTGAACTGCGACATCGATTCCGACAAGGCCCAACTCCGCAAGGCATACTACCGTACGGCATTGCGGTACCATCCAGACAAAAATCCCGACAATGCCAAGGCGTCGCAGCAGTTCCAGGCCATCTCGTTGGCTTATCAAATCTTGCAAAACCAAGAATCTCGTGAGGAGTACGACGAATCGGGTGTTATTCCTTCGGATGCGatcgatgacgacgatgtcGCCGCTACGAAACAGGGCGCGGATATCTGGAAACAATACTTTGACCAAATTTTTGGCAAGGTAACAAAGAGCGACATTGATGCTTTTGCGAGCAAATATAAATGCTCGGACGAAGAGCGGCGAGATGTGCTCAAAGAATTTCCAGCACGCAAAGGGAATCTTGTAAAGATGCTGGACTTTGTCATGCTTTCTGAGCCTAGGGATGCGAGTCGCTGGGTAGAAGACTTCATTCTGCCAGCTATGGAGAAGGGGCAGATCAAAACAGACTTCAAGGATACAATGCAA